A genomic stretch from Arachis stenosperma cultivar V10309 chromosome 3, arast.V10309.gnm1.PFL2, whole genome shotgun sequence includes:
- the LOC130970316 gene encoding cytokinin dehydrogenase 3-like: MVENYLPAPTYFILLLITITRLISTVGNKTEHLNNNSLLSSDLISRHNLLDDPESLESASRDFGNLVHHLPRAVFHPRSPQDIASLVKTSYESPVPFTISVRGQGHSTRGQAMARGGVVVDMRALREENNSNKKKNIRVIWREEGYYGDVGGEALWADVLREAAEMGVAPASWTDYLYLTVGGTLSNGGISGQSFKYGPQISIVHEMDVITGKGELVTCSSHTNSELFHAVLGGLGQFGIITRARIALHPAPKMVKWVRLLYNDFSAFTKDQERLISINGRKHNNNDNNDDNVALDYVEGMLLMHQGPINNWRSSFFPLADHPRIISLVTQHSILYCLELAKYYDEKSENNVDKEMQGLLEGLSYMPGFYYEKKVSYVEFLNRVRSGELKLQSQRQWDVPHPWLNLFIPKSQIMDFDSGVFKNIIFRRNITTGPVLIYPMNRSKWDKRMSASIPEEDIFYTVGFLHSSGFDNWKAFDAQNKEILKFCNDAGIKVKQYLPHYSTQEDWTKHFGPNKWRTFLERKLQFDPRMILSPGQRIFNKD, translated from the exons atggttGAAAACTATCTTCCTGCTCCCACATACTTCATCCTTCTCCTAATAACCATAACACGATTGATATCCACCGTTGGCAACAAAACTGAGCATTTGAACAACAACTCCCTCCTCTCATCGGACCTCATCTCCCGCCACAACCTCCTTGACGACCCCGAGTCTCTAGAATCGGCTTCTAGAGACTTCGGCAACCTAGTCCATCACCTCCCACGGGCAGTGTTCCACCCGCGGTCTCCACAAGACATAGCCTCCCTCGTGAAGACTTCGTACGAGAGCCCTGTCCCTTTCACGATATCCGTGAGGGGACAGGGCCACTCCACGAGGGGTCAGGCTATGGCGAGAGGAGGGGTGGTGGTGGACATGAGGGCCCtgagagaagaaaataatagtaataagaAGAAGAACATTCGCGTGATTTGGAGAGAGGAAGGATACTATGGTGACGTGGGAGGGGAGGCGCTGTGGGCGGATGTGCTGCGGGAGGCGGCGGAGATGGGAGTTGCACCGGCTTCTTGGACGGATTACTTGTACTTGACTGTGGGAGGGACTCTCTCCAATGGCGGCATCAGTGGCCAGAGCTTCAAGTATGGACCCCAAATCAGCATTGTTCATGAAATGGATGTTATCACTG gAAAAGGAGAGCTAGTAACATGCTCTTCACACACAAATTCTGAGTTATTTCATGCGGTGCTTGGAGGCTTAGGACAATTTGGCATTATAACAAGGGCAAGAATTGCTCTTCACCCAGCACCAAAAATG GTGAAATGGGTCAGGCTTCTATACAATGACTTTTCTGCTTTTACCAAAGACCAAGAGCGATTAATCTCAATCAATGGAAGGAAAcacaataataatgataataatgatgaCAATGTTGCATTGGATTATGTGGAAGGGATGCTACTAATGCACCAAGGACCCATAAATAATTGGAGATCTTCTTTCTTCCCTTTAGCCGACCATCCAAGAATCATTTCCCTAGTAACTCAACATAGCATCCTTTATTGTCTTGAATTGGCCAAATATTATGATGAAAAATCTGAAAACAATGTGGACAAG gAAATGCAAGGTTTGCTTGAAGGACTTAGCTATATGCCGGGATTTTATTATGAGAAAAAAGTGTCATATGTTGAGTTCTTGAATAGAGTCAGAAGTGGAGAGTTGAAGCTTCAGTCACAAAGACAATGGGATGTTCCTCATCCATGGCTTAATTTGTTTATACCCAAATCTCAAATCATGGATTTTGATTCCGGCGTATTCAAGAATATCATTTTCAGACGAAACATCACCACAGGACCTGTCTTGATTTACCCCATGAATAGAAGCAA GTGGGACAAAAGAATGTCAGCATCTATACCAGAGGAGGATATCTTTTATACAGTTGGATTTTTGCACTCAAGTGGATTTGATAATTGGAAGGCATTTGATGCTCAAAACAAAGAAATCTTGAAATTTTGTAATGATGCTGGAATTAAGGTTAAGCAATATCTTCCCCACTACAGCACACAAGAAGATTGGACAAAACACTTTGGCCCTAATAAATGGAGGACTTTCTTGGAAAGAAAACTCCAATTTGATCCAAGAATGATTCTATCACCTGGACAGAGAATCTTCAACAAAGATTaa